The following are encoded in a window of Picosynechococcus sp. PCC 7002 genomic DNA:
- a CDS encoding ABC transporter substrate-binding protein, translated as MQGWYLGRRIQGWLKLWLIGLVSLCLVVACQPSPPPSQDVTADCVTVSHSAGETCIPKTFERLVTLDSVSFEYAIAADLQPVGTTLSNFQTALPALQTDVANIGQSGEPSLEEILKLDPDLLVGLDFHGAIYPQLSQIAPTFLLNFEHSGLWKPIFQNFGEALGKTDVVAEKLAAYNQRVQELQNRLGDRRQDLQISVIRLYPDSITMYLQDSFCGTILQDVGLSRPPAQAVDAETAQAQFGNPIQAVLSEELLSEVDGDVIFVWTGENTATANAEAQEKLADLQKNPLWNQLQAVQKGQVYQVPSYWIGSGPVAAEAILDDLFTHLTDFFTETTTETTKL; from the coding sequence ATGCAAGGATGGTACTTGGGGCGTAGGATACAAGGTTGGCTAAAACTCTGGCTGATTGGACTGGTAAGCCTTTGCCTGGTGGTGGCCTGTCAACCTTCGCCTCCCCCATCCCAGGACGTAACTGCTGACTGTGTGACGGTGAGCCACAGTGCGGGGGAAACTTGTATCCCCAAAACTTTCGAGCGATTGGTGACGTTAGATTCCGTGTCATTTGAATATGCGATCGCCGCCGATCTCCAACCCGTCGGCACGACCCTGAGCAATTTTCAGACAGCGTTGCCTGCCCTCCAAACCGACGTGGCCAATATTGGTCAAAGCGGCGAACCGAGTTTAGAGGAAATTCTCAAGCTTGACCCAGATTTGTTGGTCGGTTTAGATTTCCACGGGGCGATCTATCCCCAACTCAGTCAAATTGCGCCGACTTTTTTATTGAATTTTGAGCATAGTGGCCTTTGGAAGCCGATCTTTCAGAATTTTGGAGAAGCTCTGGGAAAAACCGATGTGGTCGCCGAAAAACTCGCTGCTTACAACCAGCGTGTCCAAGAGTTACAAAATCGTTTGGGCGATCGCCGCCAGGATCTCCAGATTTCCGTGATCCGTCTTTATCCCGACAGCATCACTATGTATTTACAAGATTCGTTTTGTGGCACGATCCTCCAGGATGTGGGGTTAAGCCGCCCCCCAGCCCAGGCCGTCGATGCCGAAACAGCCCAAGCCCAGTTTGGTAACCCAATCCAAGCCGTCTTAAGCGAAGAGCTACTGTCCGAGGTAGATGGCGATGTGATCTTTGTTTGGACAGGGGAAAATACCGCCACTGCCAACGCTGAAGCCCAGGAAAAATTAGCCGACCTCCAAAAAAATCCCCTCTGGAACCAACTGCAAGCGGTACAAAAAGGGCAAGTCTATCAAGTGCCAAGTTATTGGATTGGGAGTGGGCCGGTGGCTGCAGAGGCAATTTTGGATGATTTATTTACCCACTTAACTGATTTTTTTACAGAAACAACAACGGAAACTACTAAATTATGA
- a CDS encoding TonB-dependent siderophore receptor encodes MHYWYRLLGFTGGVALFWAAQELSAVAASPQPSDATAVSAPMTLTQATTIITDVAIATEGDQVELQFTATAPLENATVIQRAATTEITIPNANVTQAEVLQEFAPESGLEQIEIRNQADNSVQILIRNGDRQIQTQLITTATGLTLNIEPVLVSTDEDNIEAFELVVTDAEQPYNPRSATTATGLETDLRDIPQSVEVIPQAVLQDRNVTELGEALETSGSIVSSGGRGTSVFGPGFLIRGFAAEESVFLDGIETFSLAALDTNDIERVEVLKGPASVLFGQGDPGGVINLVSKEPLAEPFFGIDAAIGSFANYRGNLDLSDALTENGAARYRLNFSYSNFGSFRDLVDGERVVVSPRLSFDLSEATSLDVYGQYAYTRETIDEGIPFTASGPVDVPRSRFVGEDFGEFSEKRFNLGYDLNHEVNENFSLKHQLQFLQYRPRRYAPLYTFFDETTGNVDRLEYFAGGSYQRFFTNIEAIAKFETGGIKHQVLGGVEYRNTLEQPEFQFSNDYTPINVFDPVYTGVPYAIAPEFFRDDTIKTVGVYIQDQIEFSPQFKALAGLRYDFVEQLRSTQDLGGPRNEFFQSDEALSPRLGVVYQPIEPISLYASYSKSFEPTFGTSRDPDGMNFEPERGRQWEVGVKADLSDRLSFTAAAFDIRKQNVIVRDGAFNGFQTGEQTSRGLEFNLNGALTPGWNVTAAYTLLDAFVSKEDINPDIEGNQLPNVPQNQFSLWTTYDIQQGALEGLGFGLGFFYVGDRPGNIDNEFTLPSYFRTDAAIYYRRDNWRAQLNFENLFDTEYFTAADEFQFATPGAPFAVTAKFAVDF; translated from the coding sequence ATGCACTATTGGTATCGATTATTAGGTTTTACGGGCGGTGTCGCTCTTTTCTGGGCCGCCCAAGAATTGTCCGCTGTGGCGGCATCGCCTCAACCCTCTGACGCAACGGCAGTCTCTGCTCCCATGACACTGACCCAGGCGACGACGATCATCACAGATGTGGCGATCGCCACCGAAGGCGACCAGGTTGAGCTACAGTTCACGGCAACGGCTCCCCTAGAAAATGCCACAGTGATCCAAAGGGCGGCAACAACGGAAATCACGATTCCCAATGCCAATGTGACCCAAGCAGAGGTACTCCAGGAATTTGCGCCGGAATCCGGTTTGGAACAGATTGAAATTCGCAATCAAGCTGACAATAGTGTCCAAATTTTGATCCGCAATGGCGATCGCCAAATCCAAACCCAACTGATTACTACAGCTACAGGTTTGACCCTAAATATTGAACCCGTTCTTGTGAGCACCGACGAAGATAACATTGAAGCCTTTGAACTGGTGGTCACCGATGCGGAACAACCTTACAATCCCCGCAGTGCCACCACCGCCACCGGTTTAGAAACAGACTTACGGGATATTCCCCAATCCGTCGAGGTGATTCCCCAGGCGGTGCTCCAGGATCGTAACGTCACCGAATTAGGCGAAGCCCTCGAAACCAGTGGGAGTATTGTTTCTAGTGGTGGCCGGGGAACCAGTGTTTTTGGGCCTGGTTTTTTGATTCGTGGTTTCGCGGCGGAAGAATCCGTTTTCCTCGATGGTATTGAAACCTTTTCCCTGGCGGCCCTGGATACGAATGATATTGAACGGGTAGAAGTGCTTAAGGGGCCAGCCTCCGTTCTCTTTGGCCAGGGAGATCCCGGTGGGGTAATCAACCTCGTTTCGAAAGAACCCCTCGCAGAACCTTTCTTTGGCATTGATGCAGCCATCGGTAGCTTTGCGAATTATCGGGGCAATCTTGATCTGTCCGATGCCCTCACAGAGAACGGTGCAGCCCGGTATCGTTTGAATTTTAGTTATAGCAATTTCGGCAGTTTCCGGGATTTAGTTGATGGGGAACGGGTGGTGGTCTCGCCTCGATTGAGTTTTGATCTGAGTGAAGCCACTTCCCTGGATGTCTATGGTCAGTATGCCTATACCCGCGAAACCATTGATGAAGGGATTCCTTTTACGGCATCTGGGCCAGTGGATGTACCCCGCAGTCGTTTTGTGGGAGAAGATTTTGGGGAGTTTTCTGAGAAACGATTTAATCTCGGCTATGACCTTAACCACGAGGTCAACGAGAACTTCTCATTAAAACATCAGCTCCAGTTTTTGCAATACCGACCGCGCCGTTATGCACCCCTTTATACCTTTTTTGATGAAACAACTGGCAATGTTGATCGACTGGAATATTTTGCGGGGGGATCTTACCAACGCTTTTTTACGAATATCGAGGCGATCGCCAAGTTTGAAACGGGCGGCATCAAACACCAGGTTTTAGGGGGTGTTGAATATCGCAACACTTTAGAACAGCCGGAGTTTCAGTTTAGTAATGACTACACACCGATTAATGTTTTTGATCCGGTATATACGGGGGTTCCCTATGCGATCGCCCCAGAATTTTTCCGGGATGACACCATCAAAACGGTGGGGGTTTACATCCAAGATCAAATCGAATTTTCGCCCCAATTTAAAGCCCTAGCGGGTCTGCGCTACGATTTTGTGGAGCAGCTCCGGTCAACCCAAGACCTGGGCGGCCCCCGTAATGAATTTTTCCAAAGCGATGAGGCCCTATCCCCTCGTTTGGGTGTGGTGTACCAGCCCATCGAACCTATTTCTCTATATGCTTCCTACAGCAAATCCTTTGAACCAACCTTTGGCACTTCCCGTGATCCTGATGGAATGAATTTTGAGCCGGAACGGGGCCGCCAATGGGAAGTGGGGGTTAAAGCAGACTTAAGCGATCGCCTTAGTTTTACCGCCGCCGCCTTTGATATCCGCAAACAGAATGTCATTGTCCGGGATGGTGCTTTCAATGGCTTCCAGACGGGGGAACAAACCAGTCGCGGTTTAGAGTTTAACCTCAATGGAGCCTTAACCCCTGGTTGGAATGTGACGGCGGCCTACACATTGCTAGATGCCTTTGTCAGCAAAGAAGATATTAACCCTGACATTGAAGGTAACCAGCTACCGAATGTGCCCCAAAATCAGTTTAGCCTCTGGACGACCTACGATATCCAACAGGGAGCCCTAGAGGGTTTGGGCTTTGGTCTGGGCTTTTTCTACGTCGGCGATCGCCCCGGCAACATCGACAATGAATTCACCTTGCCCAGTTATTTCCGCACCGATGCCGCGATCTATTACCGGCGGGACAATTGGCGCGCTCAGTTGAACTTTGAAAATTTGTTTGACACGGAATACTTCACCGCTGCCGATGAATTCCAATTTGCGACTCCCGGTGCGCCCTTTGCGGTGACGGCTAAATTCGCGGTGGATTTTTAA
- a CDS encoding helix-turn-helix transcriptional regulator: MTITLSQAEYWDLFQRIPNSQGATASYAFPSLWGQGLLREYHLREELDLAVENVALTETIALKHNERFHPIEYNFETIHHSGKTEHRYALYGTGLAPVETYTHHRDTTISSINIHMEAPLLRAWSGDVEGDCPCLKKILRSPEEKYYEVSRKQTAAMQMVIQQITQCPFEGLTQRLYLESKIWELTALILEDLTQAATAIPFADYSLKADDLERIHYAGKILQERLVNPPSLMELAREIGINDHKLKVGFRQVFKTTVFGYLHDQRIERSRQLLESGEMTVTGAASAVGFANRGHFAAAFRRKFGINPSLYARQRKL; encoded by the coding sequence ATGACCATTACCCTTTCTCAAGCAGAATATTGGGATTTGTTTCAGCGCATACCAAACTCCCAGGGAGCTACAGCTAGTTATGCATTTCCCAGCCTATGGGGTCAAGGATTATTGCGAGAATATCATTTGCGAGAAGAATTAGATTTGGCAGTTGAAAATGTTGCTTTAACCGAAACAATTGCCTTAAAACATAACGAACGATTCCATCCCATTGAATATAATTTTGAAACAATTCACCATTCTGGTAAAACTGAACATCGCTATGCTTTATATGGCACTGGTTTAGCACCCGTAGAAACCTATACCCATCATCGGGATACAACTATTTCGAGTATTAATATTCATATGGAAGCACCGTTACTTCGTGCTTGGTCAGGGGATGTAGAAGGGGATTGTCCTTGTCTAAAAAAAATACTGCGATCGCCGGAAGAAAAATATTATGAAGTTTCCCGTAAACAAACCGCAGCGATGCAAATGGTCATCCAACAAATTACCCAATGTCCATTTGAAGGTCTAACCCAGCGATTGTATTTAGAAAGTAAGATTTGGGAGTTGACTGCCCTTATTTTGGAAGATCTCACCCAGGCCGCAACGGCGATTCCTTTTGCCGACTACTCGTTAAAGGCAGATGATCTAGAGCGGATTCACTACGCCGGAAAAATTCTCCAGGAACGGTTGGTAAATCCCCCTTCCCTGATGGAGTTGGCGCGGGAAATTGGGATTAATGATCACAAATTAAAGGTGGGTTTTCGGCAGGTTTTTAAAACGACGGTATTTGGCTATCTCCATGATCAACGAATTGAGCGATCGCGACAACTTTTAGAATCTGGTGAGATGACGGTGACGGGAGCAGCATCGGCGGTCGGGTTTGCAAATCGGGGTCATTTTGCCGCTGCTTTTCGGCGTAAATTTGGCATAAATCCGAGTCTTTATGCCCGCCAAAGAAAACTATAG
- a CDS encoding DUF433 domain-containing protein — translation MVKPVSGAWVLLSLASGVTQQEILHDFPHLTEQNILACLSPAADREQRTMTIVVRSYFCKI, via the coding sequence GTGGTAAAGCCCGTGTCCGGAGCATGGGTATTACTGTCTTTGGCATCTGGCGTGACTCAACAAGAAATCCTTCACGATTTCCCCCACCTAACAGAACAAAATATTCTTGCTTGTCTTAGCCCTGCTGCTGACCGGGAACAAAGAACGATGACAATTGTGGTACGGAGCTACTTTTGCAAGATCTGA
- a CDS encoding cytochrome P450 — protein sequence MTSPSELPLPPGKFGLPVIGETIEFFTDRNFQKKRLEKYGDVFKTSIFTKPTVVMVGAEANEVLFRNENKYVKATWPKSTRILLGADSLATQEGGIHSSRRRIIFQAFQPRALESYIPTIEKITQRYLTQWEQKQEFAWYDELRKYTFDVASTLFIGKDGGAETPLANLFEEWVKGLFSLPINLPWTAFGKAMKCRRKLLRELEMIIGDRLKTYDANAEPTDALDLLIRAKDEDGNSLSIDELKDQILLLLFAGHETLTSSLVSFGLLVGQHRDVFEKIRAEQDALDIGNGLDMAVLQQMTYLDQVFKEVLRLVPPVGGGFREVINTFEYKNFQIPQGWAVQYQIAQTHKDEALYPDHEKFDPERFSPERLADKQKKFGFIPFGGGMRECIGKEFARLEAKILASMLARDYDWELLPDQDLSMQVIPTPLPKDGLQIRFYRRQESSSTTA from the coding sequence ATGACTTCCCCCAGTGAACTGCCCTTACCTCCCGGAAAATTCGGTTTGCCTGTCATTGGCGAAACCATTGAATTTTTTACAGACCGTAATTTTCAAAAAAAGCGATTGGAGAAGTATGGCGATGTTTTCAAAACCAGTATTTTCACAAAGCCTACGGTAGTAATGGTTGGGGCAGAGGCCAATGAGGTCTTATTCCGCAACGAAAATAAATACGTCAAGGCAACCTGGCCAAAAAGTACCCGGATTCTCCTCGGTGCGGATTCCCTCGCTACCCAGGAAGGCGGTATTCATAGTTCCCGGCGGCGCATTATCTTTCAAGCATTTCAGCCCCGCGCCCTAGAAAGTTATATTCCCACCATCGAAAAAATTACCCAGCGTTATCTCACTCAATGGGAGCAAAAACAGGAATTTGCTTGGTACGACGAACTCCGCAAGTATACGTTTGATGTCGCTAGCACCTTATTTATTGGCAAAGATGGCGGTGCGGAAACGCCTTTAGCGAATCTATTTGAGGAATGGGTTAAAGGATTATTTTCCCTACCGATTAATCTTCCCTGGACGGCCTTCGGTAAGGCGATGAAGTGTCGGCGAAAACTGCTGCGTGAGTTAGAAATGATCATTGGCGATCGCCTGAAAACCTACGATGCCAATGCAGAACCCACCGATGCCCTTGACCTACTGATTCGGGCGAAGGATGAAGACGGTAATTCCCTTTCCATCGATGAACTGAAGGATCAAATTCTGCTGCTATTGTTTGCTGGTCACGAAACCCTTACTTCGTCTCTGGTGTCTTTTGGATTATTGGTCGGACAGCATCGCGACGTTTTTGAAAAAATCCGTGCAGAACAAGACGCCTTGGACATTGGCAATGGGTTAGATATGGCAGTGCTTCAACAGATGACGTATCTGGATCAAGTTTTCAAAGAGGTTTTACGTCTTGTCCCCCCAGTGGGCGGTGGTTTCCGGGAAGTAATCAACACCTTCGAGTACAAAAATTTCCAAATTCCTCAAGGTTGGGCGGTTCAGTATCAAATTGCCCAAACCCATAAGGACGAAGCCTTATATCCTGACCACGAAAAATTTGACCCGGAGCGTTTTTCACCGGAACGTCTGGCAGATAAACAGAAAAAGTTTGGCTTTATTCCCTTCGGCGGCGGTATGCGGGAATGTATTGGCAAAGAGTTTGCCCGTCTAGAAGCAAAAATTTTGGCATCTATGCTTGCCCGTGATTATGACTGGGAGTTATTACCTGACCAAGACCTATCGATGCAAGTGATTCCGACGCCATTGCCGAAAGATGGTTTACAGATACGCTTTTATCGACGGCAAGAATCTTCATCAACAACGGCATAG
- a CDS encoding ABC transporter ATP-binding protein: MNTATSYQFLRTYLKSQQTPLFVLAIALLGSIGLQVVNPQIIRFFIDTAVDGGSQRLLLGAALTFIGFTVVQQLLAIASTYYSETIAWKVTNRLRLNLVEHCLKLDLDFHRRYSPGSLVEQVDGDVEQLSHFFSQFVLQVLGNGLLVVGILSVVWWENALAGISLSLFSLGVLGILGLLQRVAIGPWGQYRQASAEFYGMVAEYLGGLADLQANGATDYVRQRFYRFIRRWRRTYHRARWTSTLLWGGTVGLFTGGNVLALGIGTYLWSQQAITIGTIYLLYYYASLLQEPIERIREELEQFQQAIASLQRIQTLLQQPQPKPPSTIIALSNAAPSVEFQGVWFRYSTGDYALRDLSFQLPPGQVLGLLGHTGSGKSTLMRLLLRLHTIERGQICLGGVDLNHLCAQQLTQQIGFVTQDVQLFQATVRQNLTFFNPHIDDQDIFTTLEELGLGPWFAKLPQGLDTELGADSSTLSAGEAQLLALARVFLRDPRLVILDEVSSRLDPMTEKLLERAIRRLLKGRTGIIIAHRLETVAQVDKILILNQGQCLEYGDRQNLAANPDSHYARLLGLNQTL, translated from the coding sequence ATGAACACCGCCACCAGTTACCAATTTCTCAGAACCTATCTCAAATCCCAGCAAACGCCCCTGTTCGTCTTGGCGATCGCCCTATTGGGGAGCATTGGTTTACAGGTTGTGAACCCACAAATTATTCGCTTTTTCATTGATACGGCAGTGGATGGGGGTTCCCAACGACTTCTTTTGGGGGCCGCCCTGACTTTTATTGGTTTTACGGTGGTGCAACAACTTTTGGCGATCGCCTCTACCTATTACAGTGAAACCATTGCCTGGAAGGTGACAAATCGTCTGCGTCTGAACTTGGTGGAACATTGCCTCAAGCTCGATCTTGATTTCCACCGTCGCTATTCCCCCGGTAGCCTCGTCGAACAAGTCGATGGTGATGTCGAACAACTCTCCCATTTTTTCTCGCAATTTGTGTTGCAAGTGCTGGGCAATGGTCTGTTGGTGGTTGGAATTCTCAGTGTTGTGTGGTGGGAAAACGCTTTAGCTGGGATAAGTCTGAGTTTGTTTTCCCTGGGGGTATTAGGAATTTTAGGTCTTCTGCAACGGGTGGCCATTGGCCCCTGGGGTCAATATCGCCAAGCCAGCGCCGAATTTTATGGCATGGTCGCAGAATACTTAGGGGGATTAGCCGACCTCCAAGCAAATGGGGCGACGGACTATGTGCGCCAACGTTTTTATCGTTTCATTCGTCGGTGGCGACGTACCTATCACCGCGCCCGCTGGACAAGTACCCTCCTTTGGGGCGGTACAGTGGGTTTGTTTACGGGGGGCAATGTTCTCGCTTTGGGTATCGGTACTTACCTTTGGTCACAGCAGGCGATCACCATCGGTACCATTTATCTCCTTTATTACTATGCGTCGCTCCTCCAGGAACCCATTGAGCGGATTCGGGAAGAATTAGAACAATTTCAACAGGCGATCGCCAGTCTCCAGCGCATCCAAACTCTACTGCAACAGCCCCAACCCAAGCCACCCAGCACCATCATTGCCCTATCCAATGCGGCCCCTAGCGTCGAATTCCAGGGGGTTTGGTTCCGTTATTCCACGGGGGATTATGCCCTGCGAGATTTATCGTTTCAGTTACCCCCAGGCCAGGTGCTCGGTCTTTTGGGCCACACCGGGAGCGGTAAAAGTACCCTAATGCGCCTGCTGTTGCGGCTTCACACCATCGAACGGGGCCAAATTTGTCTCGGTGGGGTTGATCTTAACCACCTCTGTGCCCAACAGCTCACCCAACAGATCGGTTTTGTCACCCAGGATGTCCAGCTTTTTCAGGCAACAGTGCGTCAAAATTTAACCTTCTTTAATCCCCACATCGACGATCAAGACATTTTTACTACCCTTGAGGAGTTGGGCCTCGGCCCTTGGTTCGCGAAGTTACCCCAGGGTCTAGACACAGAACTTGGGGCCGATAGCAGCACCCTTTCTGCTGGTGAGGCACAACTCTTGGCCTTGGCAAGGGTATTTCTGCGGGATCCGCGCTTGGTCATTTTAGATGAAGTCTCCTCCCGTCTTGATCCGATGACGGAGAAGCTCTTGGAACGGGCAATTCGACGTTTGTTAAAAGGTCGTACCGGCATTATCATTGCCCATCGTCTCGAAACCGTGGCCCAAGTGGACAAAATTTTGATCCTGAACCAGGGTCAATGTCTCGAATATGGCGATCGCCAAAATCTCGCCGCCAATCCCGATTCCCACTATGCCCGTCTATTGGGCTTGAACCAGACTCTATAG
- a CDS encoding SH3 domain-containing protein: protein MGAKAEDIYYIKFYKDAAGRMHGKVTRDYGGSEVVFELGLISWAPETVQLARQTKQQFGNVMGAHFNIHGLQKRTSLGIQNFMQIHRGFALHAPIWGEGPLQHNGFIDPNGHGCVRVTEHQRLYDLAKSLEGYLAYGQGLPILVDYSVFIDTDAVVPSTIQSLLPANLPTWCAINVSADGGLGRVRVEPSTDSMIVQELARDAKVRVEEKVMGENVNNLTDWYFVTFTLGGPQAGYIHASLLDCTR from the coding sequence ATGGGTGCAAAAGCAGAAGATATTTACTACATTAAATTTTATAAAGATGCCGCTGGTCGAATGCATGGCAAAGTGACCAGAGATTATGGGGGCAGCGAGGTGGTTTTTGAACTGGGACTCATTTCCTGGGCACCAGAAACAGTACAGCTTGCAAGGCAAACCAAACAGCAATTTGGTAATGTGATGGGGGCTCACTTTAACATCCATGGTCTACAAAAAAGGACATCCTTGGGAATCCAGAACTTTATGCAGATCCATCGTGGCTTTGCGCTCCATGCCCCTATCTGGGGAGAAGGCCCTCTGCAACATAACGGCTTCATTGATCCCAATGGCCATGGCTGTGTTCGCGTGACAGAACACCAACGTCTCTATGATTTAGCGAAAAGCCTAGAGGGCTATTTGGCCTATGGCCAGGGTCTACCTATTTTGGTCGATTATTCCGTCTTTATCGACACTGACGCGGTTGTACCGTCAACGATCCAATCTCTCTTACCCGCTAATCTGCCAACCTGGTGTGCAATTAATGTTTCCGCAGATGGAGGTCTAGGCCGCGTTCGAGTAGAACCGTCTACCGATTCTATGATTGTCCAAGAACTCGCGCGAGATGCAAAGGTAAGGGTTGAGGAGAAGGTGATGGGTGAAAATGTCAATAATTTAACGGATTGGTATTTTGTTACCTTTACCCTCGGTGGCCCCCAGGCAGGTTATATTCATGCTTCACTGCTTGATTGCACCCGATAG